One genomic region from Mauremys reevesii isolate NIE-2019 linkage group 7, ASM1616193v1, whole genome shotgun sequence encodes:
- the LOC120368781 gene encoding dual specificity protein phosphatase 10-like isoform X3 codes for MPPSPLEDRLSVLQRPKTLALRLNHSFPADKQLLSPQARRPPSHPPPKDRIGAAPPYQEPQACLPPPHSHTIDIKLTVGAVQSRARERNLSLQLDLQQGGSRSCEGPELKVLLPQAKLKKRCFKENSRPARGDTPSPASSCFSSPRAGTMHPLKGGCRGCWRLMRCDDTSPKPGLRSLGCLSCRSSLASLSCSPPSVKKLGCLPCTPSALKSLACLACNPSVKSVSSSCSFCSSDPIVAYDPPARSSPPSSYDEDDYSVRTIWPEELAKKMSRSRTQQQGAPLILDCRNLMQYTKNQLQGAMHFSVSDAAGRRRLQQGKLAVLDFMASKDPHDSLQRLWPKEQQNGCCAAVGETPTPPAPPEPPKTLPAQNLHLVLDSLNKEVQGRRGSVAVPPSEPLEEAVGVLEGVDGDPGGPPLTPDLESAELSPILPFLFLGNERDAQDLERMLSLNVGHVLNVTTHLPLYHAQSGHLRYKRLPATDNSRQDLRQYFEEAFEFIEEAHQRGKGVLIHCQAGVSRSATIVIAYLMKHTLMTMSDAYKYVKGKRPIISPNLNFMGQLLEFETDLNAGVTPRILTPKLKLTGVETEV; via the exons ATGCCTCCCTCACCCCTGGAAGACCGCCTCTCCGTCCTCCAGCGCCCCAAGACCTTGGCTTTGCGCCTCAATCACAGCTTCCCTGCCGACAAGCAGCTCCTGTCACCCCAGGCACGGAGACCCCCGAGCCACCCACCCCCTAAGGACCGAATCGGGGCTGCCCCACCCTATCAGGAGCCCCAggcctgcctcccaccccctcactCCCACACCATCGACATCAAGTTGACGGTGGGGGCCGTGCAGAGCCGGGCGCGTGAGCGCAACCTCTCCCTGCAGCTTGACCTCCAGCAGGGCGGCAGCAGGTCCTGCGAGGGGCCGGAGCTCAAGGTGCTGCTGCCTCAAGCCAAGCTCAAGAAGCGCTGCTTTAAGGAAAACTCGCGGCCGGCCAGGGGGGACACCCCGTCACCCGCTTCCTCCTgcttctccagccccagagcgGGCACCATGCACCCCTTGAAAGGCGGCTGCCGGGGCTGCTGGCGCTTGATGCGCTGTGACGACACCAGCCCCAAGCCGGGGCTGCGCTCCCTGGGGTGCCTGTCGTGCCGCTCCAGTCTGGCTTCCCTCAGCTGCTCCCCGCCCTCGGTCAAGAAGCTGGGGTGCTTGCCCTGCACCCCGTCAGCCCTCAAGTCCCTGGCCTGCCTGGCATGCAACCCCTCAGTTAAGTCGgtcagctcctcctgcagcttctGCAGCAGCGACCCCATCGTGGCCTacgaccccccagccaggagctcgcCCCCCTCCAGCTACGACGAGGATGACTACAGCGTGCGCACCATCTGGCCTGAAGAGCTGGCCAAGAAGATGAGCCGTTCCCGCAcccagcagcagggggcgccgcTGATCCTGGATTGCCGCAACCTGATGCAGTACACCAAGAACCAGCTGCAGGGCGCCATGCACTTCAGTGTCTCGGATGCGGCCGGCAGGCGGCGCCTCCAGCAGGGCAAACTGGCCGTGCTGGACTTCATGGCCTCCAAGGACCCCCACGACTCCCTGCAGCGCCTCTGGCCCAAGGAGCAGCAGAACGGCTGCTGTGCTGCAGTGGGCGAGACCCCtacccctccggcccctcccgAGCCCCCCAAAACCCTGCCCGCCCAGAACCtccacctggtgctggactcGCTCAATAAGGAGGTGCAGGGTAGGAGAG GGAGTGTGGCAGTGCCGCCGTCAGAGCCGCTGGAGGAAGCTGTCGGGGTCCTGGAGGGGGTGGACGGGGACCCTGGGGGGCCACCCCTCACCCCCGACCtggagagcgcagagctgagcccCATCCTGCCATTCCTGTTCCTGGGCAACGAGCGCGACGCGCAGGACCTGGAGCGGATGCTGAGCCTCAACGTGGGCCACGTGCTGAACGTCaccacccaccttcccctctaCCACGCCCAGAGTGGGCACCTGCGCTACAAGCGCCTGCCTGCCACCGACAACAGCCGCCAGGACCTGCGCCAGTACTTCGAGGAGGCCTTCGAGTTCATCG aagAGGCACACCAGCGGGGGAAGGGTGTGCTGATCCACTGCCAGGCGGGCGTCTCACGCTCAGCCACCATCGTCATCGCCTATCTGATGAAGCACACACTGATGACCATGAGCGACGCCTACAAGTACGTCAAAGGCAAACGCCCCATCATCTCACCCAACCTCAATTTCATGGGGCAGCTGCTGGAGTTTGAGACGGATCTCAACGCAGGGGTCACACCCCGCATCCTCACCCCCAAGCTCAAGCTCACTGGGGTGGAGACCGAGGTGTGA
- the SPINDOC gene encoding spindlin interactor and repressor of chromatin-binding protein isoform X2: MGGGWCRSLRETLWCRAREQQREPLCPGPTMEVKAEVPRLEYIAVSLKCEAEEQVPIAACAQLCAPVGDLAPGVKLEEADKEPLDRGGAPAEAGPGRAWQQEYLVGDCPGRGGTVCMVCGTFLGTCGPSAAREHVLQHHAHSLGLSPEEKRNILEAWSQGGNLPEGTPPPCTPGQYHGAKEPAEIEVLIDPEEQTVTRKRGQPRGRPAPRPDARALEPGQRLRGQRRRQSVGPVEGMALPARERRSKQLSEGQDRGTASPASGGREIRKNPSIQERKSPGDRGKTQALGKRQKQLGKAGTVRRGAGNPVGNCPVSALPSQDLDPGVPRLRRKGYSHHGITRRLRLSPSTVRCTLQSWQARGKAPPAPSPPQARPFDPAWRADFLMDYDAGAGTMVCMVCEYSLLPIRLGTVMRHIRQCHAETLHLPRGVRRAIREVWETRGPVPAPPQHGALKGE, translated from the exons atgggaggtgGGTGGTGCCGCTCCCTCCGCGAAACTCTATGGTGCCGGGCCCGGGAGCAGCAGCGCGAGCCG CTCTGCCCAGGCCCAACCATGGAGGTGAAGGCAGAGGTGCCCCGGCTGGAGTACATTGCTGTCTCGCTGAAGTGTGAGGCAGAGGAACAAGTGCCAATTGCAGCCTGTGCCCAGCTCTGTGCCCCCGTGGGCGACCTCGCCCCCGGGGTCAAGCTGGAGGAGGCTGACAAGGAGCCTCTAGACAGAG GGGGAGCAccagcagaggcagggcctggTAGGGCCTGGCAGCAGGAGTACTTAGTGGGAGACTGCCCGGGGCGCGGCGGGACCGTGTGCATGGTCTGTGGCACCTTCCTGGGTACCTGTGGGCCGAGTGCTGCCCGGGAGCATGTTCTGCAGCACCACGCCCACTCGCTGGGCCTCAGCCCGGAGGAGAAGCGCAACATTCTGGaggcctggagccaggggggcAACCTGCCCGAGGGgacacccccaccctgcaccccag GTCAGTACCATGGGGCCAAGGAACCTGCCGAGATCGAGGTTCTAATTGATCCAGAGGAGCAGACGGTGACCCGGAAACGTGGGCAGCCCAGAGGgcgccctgccccccgcccag ATGCTAGGGCCCTGGAGCCTGGGCAGCGCCTGCGGGGCCAGAGGAGACGACAGAGCGTGGGGCCTGTGGAGGGCATGGCGCTACCAGCCAGGGAGCGGAGGAGCAAGCAGCTGAGTGAGGGACAGGACAGGGGCACCGCGAGTCCAG CTTCTGGAGGGAGAGAAATCAGGAAGAATCCAAGCATCCAGGAACGGAAGAGCCCAGGGGACAGGGGAAAAACCCAGGCACTGGGGAAGAGACAGAAGCAGCTGGGCAAAGCAGGGACCGTGAGACGGGGCGCAGGGAACCCAG TTGGCAACTGCCCCGTCTCTGCGCTGCCCAGCCAGGATCTGGACCCAGGTGTCCCCCGCCTCCGCCGCAAGGGCTACTCTCACCATGGCATCACCCGACGCCTCCGCCTGAGCCCTAGCACCGTCCGCTGCACCCTGCAGAGCTGGCAGGCGCGGGGCAAGGCCCCAccagcaccctccccaccccaggccaggCCCTTTGACCCGGCATGGCGCGCCGACTTCCTGATGGACTACGATGCTGGTGCAGGCACCATGGTGTGCATGGTCTGCGAGTACTCACTGCTGCCTATTCGACTAGGCACCGTCATGCGCCACATTCGCCAGTGCCATGCCGAGACCCTGCACTTGCCTCGGGGGGTGCGCCGGGCCATCCGTGAGGTGTGGGAGACCCGGGGACCCGTCCCCGCTCCACCCCAGCACGGGGCGCTGAAGGGGGAATAG
- the SPINDOC gene encoding spindlin interactor and repressor of chromatin-binding protein isoform X3, translating into MGGGWCRSLRETLWCRAREQQREPLCPGPTMEVKAEVPRLEYIAVSLKCEAEEQVPIAACAQLCAPVGDLAPGVKLEEADKEPLDRGQYHGAKEPAEIEVLIDPEEQTVTRKRGQPRGRPAPRPDARALEPGQRLRGQRRRQSVGPVEGMALPARERRSKQLSEGQDRGTASPGTTSPSEEAAPSSAPPEIRLFTDGSFPAGFTLRLYCRPQSASGGREIRKNPSIQERKSPGDRGKTQALGKRQKQLGKAGTVRRGAGNPVGNCPVSALPSQDLDPGVPRLRRKGYSHHGITRRLRLSPSTVRCTLQSWQARGKAPPAPSPPQARPFDPAWRADFLMDYDAGAGTMVCMVCEYSLLPIRLGTVMRHIRQCHAETLHLPRGVRRAIREVWETRGPVPAPPQHGALKGE; encoded by the exons atgggaggtgGGTGGTGCCGCTCCCTCCGCGAAACTCTATGGTGCCGGGCCCGGGAGCAGCAGCGCGAGCCG CTCTGCCCAGGCCCAACCATGGAGGTGAAGGCAGAGGTGCCCCGGCTGGAGTACATTGCTGTCTCGCTGAAGTGTGAGGCAGAGGAACAAGTGCCAATTGCAGCCTGTGCCCAGCTCTGTGCCCCCGTGGGCGACCTCGCCCCCGGGGTCAAGCTGGAGGAGGCTGACAAGGAGCCTCTAGACAGAG GTCAGTACCATGGGGCCAAGGAACCTGCCGAGATCGAGGTTCTAATTGATCCAGAGGAGCAGACGGTGACCCGGAAACGTGGGCAGCCCAGAGGgcgccctgccccccgcccag ATGCTAGGGCCCTGGAGCCTGGGCAGCGCCTGCGGGGCCAGAGGAGACGACAGAGCGTGGGGCCTGTGGAGGGCATGGCGCTACCAGCCAGGGAGCGGAGGAGCAAGCAGCTGAGTGAGGGACAGGACAGGGGCACCGCGAGTCCAG GGACAACATCCCCTTCAGAGGAGGCTGCCCCGAGCTCAGCGCCCCCTGAAATCCGCCTCTTCACTGACGGTTCTTTCCCAGCCGGATTCACGCTCAGGCTGTACTGCAGACCCCAGTCAG CTTCTGGAGGGAGAGAAATCAGGAAGAATCCAAGCATCCAGGAACGGAAGAGCCCAGGGGACAGGGGAAAAACCCAGGCACTGGGGAAGAGACAGAAGCAGCTGGGCAAAGCAGGGACCGTGAGACGGGGCGCAGGGAACCCAG TTGGCAACTGCCCCGTCTCTGCGCTGCCCAGCCAGGATCTGGACCCAGGTGTCCCCCGCCTCCGCCGCAAGGGCTACTCTCACCATGGCATCACCCGACGCCTCCGCCTGAGCCCTAGCACCGTCCGCTGCACCCTGCAGAGCTGGCAGGCGCGGGGCAAGGCCCCAccagcaccctccccaccccaggccaggCCCTTTGACCCGGCATGGCGCGCCGACTTCCTGATGGACTACGATGCTGGTGCAGGCACCATGGTGTGCATGGTCTGCGAGTACTCACTGCTGCCTATTCGACTAGGCACCGTCATGCGCCACATTCGCCAGTGCCATGCCGAGACCCTGCACTTGCCTCGGGGGGTGCGCCGGGCCATCCGTGAGGTGTGGGAGACCCGGGGACCCGTCCCCGCTCCACCCCAGCACGGGGCGCTGAAGGGGGAATAG
- the SPINDOC gene encoding spindlin interactor and repressor of chromatin-binding protein isoform X1: MGGGWCRSLRETLWCRAREQQREPLCPGPTMEVKAEVPRLEYIAVSLKCEAEEQVPIAACAQLCAPVGDLAPGVKLEEADKEPLDRGGAPAEAGPGRAWQQEYLVGDCPGRGGTVCMVCGTFLGTCGPSAAREHVLQHHAHSLGLSPEEKRNILEAWSQGGNLPEGTPPPCTPGQYHGAKEPAEIEVLIDPEEQTVTRKRGQPRGRPAPRPDARALEPGQRLRGQRRRQSVGPVEGMALPARERRSKQLSEGQDRGTASPGTTSPSEEAAPSSAPPEIRLFTDGSFPAGFTLRLYCRPQSASGGREIRKNPSIQERKSPGDRGKTQALGKRQKQLGKAGTVRRGAGNPVGNCPVSALPSQDLDPGVPRLRRKGYSHHGITRRLRLSPSTVRCTLQSWQARGKAPPAPSPPQARPFDPAWRADFLMDYDAGAGTMVCMVCEYSLLPIRLGTVMRHIRQCHAETLHLPRGVRRAIREVWETRGPVPAPPQHGALKGE, from the exons atgggaggtgGGTGGTGCCGCTCCCTCCGCGAAACTCTATGGTGCCGGGCCCGGGAGCAGCAGCGCGAGCCG CTCTGCCCAGGCCCAACCATGGAGGTGAAGGCAGAGGTGCCCCGGCTGGAGTACATTGCTGTCTCGCTGAAGTGTGAGGCAGAGGAACAAGTGCCAATTGCAGCCTGTGCCCAGCTCTGTGCCCCCGTGGGCGACCTCGCCCCCGGGGTCAAGCTGGAGGAGGCTGACAAGGAGCCTCTAGACAGAG GGGGAGCAccagcagaggcagggcctggTAGGGCCTGGCAGCAGGAGTACTTAGTGGGAGACTGCCCGGGGCGCGGCGGGACCGTGTGCATGGTCTGTGGCACCTTCCTGGGTACCTGTGGGCCGAGTGCTGCCCGGGAGCATGTTCTGCAGCACCACGCCCACTCGCTGGGCCTCAGCCCGGAGGAGAAGCGCAACATTCTGGaggcctggagccaggggggcAACCTGCCCGAGGGgacacccccaccctgcaccccag GTCAGTACCATGGGGCCAAGGAACCTGCCGAGATCGAGGTTCTAATTGATCCAGAGGAGCAGACGGTGACCCGGAAACGTGGGCAGCCCAGAGGgcgccctgccccccgcccag ATGCTAGGGCCCTGGAGCCTGGGCAGCGCCTGCGGGGCCAGAGGAGACGACAGAGCGTGGGGCCTGTGGAGGGCATGGCGCTACCAGCCAGGGAGCGGAGGAGCAAGCAGCTGAGTGAGGGACAGGACAGGGGCACCGCGAGTCCAG GGACAACATCCCCTTCAGAGGAGGCTGCCCCGAGCTCAGCGCCCCCTGAAATCCGCCTCTTCACTGACGGTTCTTTCCCAGCCGGATTCACGCTCAGGCTGTACTGCAGACCCCAGTCAG CTTCTGGAGGGAGAGAAATCAGGAAGAATCCAAGCATCCAGGAACGGAAGAGCCCAGGGGACAGGGGAAAAACCCAGGCACTGGGGAAGAGACAGAAGCAGCTGGGCAAAGCAGGGACCGTGAGACGGGGCGCAGGGAACCCAG TTGGCAACTGCCCCGTCTCTGCGCTGCCCAGCCAGGATCTGGACCCAGGTGTCCCCCGCCTCCGCCGCAAGGGCTACTCTCACCATGGCATCACCCGACGCCTCCGCCTGAGCCCTAGCACCGTCCGCTGCACCCTGCAGAGCTGGCAGGCGCGGGGCAAGGCCCCAccagcaccctccccaccccaggccaggCCCTTTGACCCGGCATGGCGCGCCGACTTCCTGATGGACTACGATGCTGGTGCAGGCACCATGGTGTGCATGGTCTGCGAGTACTCACTGCTGCCTATTCGACTAGGCACCGTCATGCGCCACATTCGCCAGTGCCATGCCGAGACCCTGCACTTGCCTCGGGGGGTGCGCCGGGCCATCCGTGAGGTGTGGGAGACCCGGGGACCCGTCCCCGCTCCACCCCAGCACGGGGCGCTGAAGGGGGAATAG
- the LOC120368781 gene encoding dual specificity protein phosphatase 10-like isoform X1, whose amino-acid sequence MSLLGLSPGVPSRGSSFPMPPSPLEDRLSVLQRPKTLALRLNHSFPADKQLLSPQARRPPSHPPPKDRIGAAPPYQEPQACLPPPHSHTIDIKLTVGAVQSRARERNLSLQLDLQQGGSRSCEGPELKVLLPQAKLKKRCFKENSRPARGDTPSPASSCFSSPRAGTMHPLKGGCRGCWRLMRCDDTSPKPGLRSLGCLSCRSSLASLSCSPPSVKKLGCLPCTPSALKSLACLACNPSVKSVSSSCSFCSSDPIVAYDPPARSSPPSSYDEDDYSVRTIWPEELAKKMSRSRTQQQGAPLILDCRNLMQYTKNQLQGAMHFSVSDAAGRRRLQQGKLAVLDFMASKDPHDSLQRLWPKEQQNGCCAAVGETPTPPAPPEPPKTLPAQNLHLVLDSLNKEVQGRRGSVAVPPSEPLEEAVGVLEGVDGDPGGPPLTPDLESAELSPILPFLFLGNERDAQDLERMLSLNVGHVLNVTTHLPLYHAQSGHLRYKRLPATDNSRQDLRQYFEEAFEFIEEAHQRGKGVLIHCQAGVSRSATIVIAYLMKHTLMTMSDAYKYVKGKRPIISPNLNFMGQLLEFETDLNAGVTPRILTPKLKLTGVETEV is encoded by the exons atgagtttgctgGGTCTCAGCCCTGGTGTCCctagcagggg gTCATCCTTCCCAATGCCTCCCTCACCCCTGGAAGACCGCCTCTCCGTCCTCCAGCGCCCCAAGACCTTGGCTTTGCGCCTCAATCACAGCTTCCCTGCCGACAAGCAGCTCCTGTCACCCCAGGCACGGAGACCCCCGAGCCACCCACCCCCTAAGGACCGAATCGGGGCTGCCCCACCCTATCAGGAGCCCCAggcctgcctcccaccccctcactCCCACACCATCGACATCAAGTTGACGGTGGGGGCCGTGCAGAGCCGGGCGCGTGAGCGCAACCTCTCCCTGCAGCTTGACCTCCAGCAGGGCGGCAGCAGGTCCTGCGAGGGGCCGGAGCTCAAGGTGCTGCTGCCTCAAGCCAAGCTCAAGAAGCGCTGCTTTAAGGAAAACTCGCGGCCGGCCAGGGGGGACACCCCGTCACCCGCTTCCTCCTgcttctccagccccagagcgGGCACCATGCACCCCTTGAAAGGCGGCTGCCGGGGCTGCTGGCGCTTGATGCGCTGTGACGACACCAGCCCCAAGCCGGGGCTGCGCTCCCTGGGGTGCCTGTCGTGCCGCTCCAGTCTGGCTTCCCTCAGCTGCTCCCCGCCCTCGGTCAAGAAGCTGGGGTGCTTGCCCTGCACCCCGTCAGCCCTCAAGTCCCTGGCCTGCCTGGCATGCAACCCCTCAGTTAAGTCGgtcagctcctcctgcagcttctGCAGCAGCGACCCCATCGTGGCCTacgaccccccagccaggagctcgcCCCCCTCCAGCTACGACGAGGATGACTACAGCGTGCGCACCATCTGGCCTGAAGAGCTGGCCAAGAAGATGAGCCGTTCCCGCAcccagcagcagggggcgccgcTGATCCTGGATTGCCGCAACCTGATGCAGTACACCAAGAACCAGCTGCAGGGCGCCATGCACTTCAGTGTCTCGGATGCGGCCGGCAGGCGGCGCCTCCAGCAGGGCAAACTGGCCGTGCTGGACTTCATGGCCTCCAAGGACCCCCACGACTCCCTGCAGCGCCTCTGGCCCAAGGAGCAGCAGAACGGCTGCTGTGCTGCAGTGGGCGAGACCCCtacccctccggcccctcccgAGCCCCCCAAAACCCTGCCCGCCCAGAACCtccacctggtgctggactcGCTCAATAAGGAGGTGCAGGGTAGGAGAG GGAGTGTGGCAGTGCCGCCGTCAGAGCCGCTGGAGGAAGCTGTCGGGGTCCTGGAGGGGGTGGACGGGGACCCTGGGGGGCCACCCCTCACCCCCGACCtggagagcgcagagctgagcccCATCCTGCCATTCCTGTTCCTGGGCAACGAGCGCGACGCGCAGGACCTGGAGCGGATGCTGAGCCTCAACGTGGGCCACGTGCTGAACGTCaccacccaccttcccctctaCCACGCCCAGAGTGGGCACCTGCGCTACAAGCGCCTGCCTGCCACCGACAACAGCCGCCAGGACCTGCGCCAGTACTTCGAGGAGGCCTTCGAGTTCATCG aagAGGCACACCAGCGGGGGAAGGGTGTGCTGATCCACTGCCAGGCGGGCGTCTCACGCTCAGCCACCATCGTCATCGCCTATCTGATGAAGCACACACTGATGACCATGAGCGACGCCTACAAGTACGTCAAAGGCAAACGCCCCATCATCTCACCCAACCTCAATTTCATGGGGCAGCTGCTGGAGTTTGAGACGGATCTCAACGCAGGGGTCACACCCCGCATCCTCACCCCCAAGCTCAAGCTCACTGGGGTGGAGACCGAGGTGTGA
- the LOC120368781 gene encoding dual specificity protein phosphatase 10-like isoform X2 — MCLRIKDARSSFPMPPSPLEDRLSVLQRPKTLALRLNHSFPADKQLLSPQARRPPSHPPPKDRIGAAPPYQEPQACLPPPHSHTIDIKLTVGAVQSRARERNLSLQLDLQQGGSRSCEGPELKVLLPQAKLKKRCFKENSRPARGDTPSPASSCFSSPRAGTMHPLKGGCRGCWRLMRCDDTSPKPGLRSLGCLSCRSSLASLSCSPPSVKKLGCLPCTPSALKSLACLACNPSVKSVSSSCSFCSSDPIVAYDPPARSSPPSSYDEDDYSVRTIWPEELAKKMSRSRTQQQGAPLILDCRNLMQYTKNQLQGAMHFSVSDAAGRRRLQQGKLAVLDFMASKDPHDSLQRLWPKEQQNGCCAAVGETPTPPAPPEPPKTLPAQNLHLVLDSLNKEVQGRRGSVAVPPSEPLEEAVGVLEGVDGDPGGPPLTPDLESAELSPILPFLFLGNERDAQDLERMLSLNVGHVLNVTTHLPLYHAQSGHLRYKRLPATDNSRQDLRQYFEEAFEFIEEAHQRGKGVLIHCQAGVSRSATIVIAYLMKHTLMTMSDAYKYVKGKRPIISPNLNFMGQLLEFETDLNAGVTPRILTPKLKLTGVETEV; from the exons ATGTGCTTGAGAATCAAAGATGCAAG gTCATCCTTCCCAATGCCTCCCTCACCCCTGGAAGACCGCCTCTCCGTCCTCCAGCGCCCCAAGACCTTGGCTTTGCGCCTCAATCACAGCTTCCCTGCCGACAAGCAGCTCCTGTCACCCCAGGCACGGAGACCCCCGAGCCACCCACCCCCTAAGGACCGAATCGGGGCTGCCCCACCCTATCAGGAGCCCCAggcctgcctcccaccccctcactCCCACACCATCGACATCAAGTTGACGGTGGGGGCCGTGCAGAGCCGGGCGCGTGAGCGCAACCTCTCCCTGCAGCTTGACCTCCAGCAGGGCGGCAGCAGGTCCTGCGAGGGGCCGGAGCTCAAGGTGCTGCTGCCTCAAGCCAAGCTCAAGAAGCGCTGCTTTAAGGAAAACTCGCGGCCGGCCAGGGGGGACACCCCGTCACCCGCTTCCTCCTgcttctccagccccagagcgGGCACCATGCACCCCTTGAAAGGCGGCTGCCGGGGCTGCTGGCGCTTGATGCGCTGTGACGACACCAGCCCCAAGCCGGGGCTGCGCTCCCTGGGGTGCCTGTCGTGCCGCTCCAGTCTGGCTTCCCTCAGCTGCTCCCCGCCCTCGGTCAAGAAGCTGGGGTGCTTGCCCTGCACCCCGTCAGCCCTCAAGTCCCTGGCCTGCCTGGCATGCAACCCCTCAGTTAAGTCGgtcagctcctcctgcagcttctGCAGCAGCGACCCCATCGTGGCCTacgaccccccagccaggagctcgcCCCCCTCCAGCTACGACGAGGATGACTACAGCGTGCGCACCATCTGGCCTGAAGAGCTGGCCAAGAAGATGAGCCGTTCCCGCAcccagcagcagggggcgccgcTGATCCTGGATTGCCGCAACCTGATGCAGTACACCAAGAACCAGCTGCAGGGCGCCATGCACTTCAGTGTCTCGGATGCGGCCGGCAGGCGGCGCCTCCAGCAGGGCAAACTGGCCGTGCTGGACTTCATGGCCTCCAAGGACCCCCACGACTCCCTGCAGCGCCTCTGGCCCAAGGAGCAGCAGAACGGCTGCTGTGCTGCAGTGGGCGAGACCCCtacccctccggcccctcccgAGCCCCCCAAAACCCTGCCCGCCCAGAACCtccacctggtgctggactcGCTCAATAAGGAGGTGCAGGGTAGGAGAG GGAGTGTGGCAGTGCCGCCGTCAGAGCCGCTGGAGGAAGCTGTCGGGGTCCTGGAGGGGGTGGACGGGGACCCTGGGGGGCCACCCCTCACCCCCGACCtggagagcgcagagctgagcccCATCCTGCCATTCCTGTTCCTGGGCAACGAGCGCGACGCGCAGGACCTGGAGCGGATGCTGAGCCTCAACGTGGGCCACGTGCTGAACGTCaccacccaccttcccctctaCCACGCCCAGAGTGGGCACCTGCGCTACAAGCGCCTGCCTGCCACCGACAACAGCCGCCAGGACCTGCGCCAGTACTTCGAGGAGGCCTTCGAGTTCATCG aagAGGCACACCAGCGGGGGAAGGGTGTGCTGATCCACTGCCAGGCGGGCGTCTCACGCTCAGCCACCATCGTCATCGCCTATCTGATGAAGCACACACTGATGACCATGAGCGACGCCTACAAGTACGTCAAAGGCAAACGCCCCATCATCTCACCCAACCTCAATTTCATGGGGCAGCTGCTGGAGTTTGAGACGGATCTCAACGCAGGGGTCACACCCCGCATCCTCACCCCCAAGCTCAAGCTCACTGGGGTGGAGACCGAGGTGTGA